The following DNA comes from Rhodopirellula bahusiensis.
CGGGCTGGATGTCTGTTTCCAACCAATCGACCAACCGGCCGACTTCTTCGAATTGTCGTCCGTGTTCGCCGCGAAGCATCGACAACGTCAGAGCACCGAGTTTGGCCGGGTCGGTTTTGACTGCTTTGCGAGTCAACATCCGGATCAGACCCGGGCGGTCCATCCAAGATCGTGTCCACCGCGGCAACCAACGCAGCCAAGGCATTTGCTGCAAGAGATAGACATGGACGCCGCCAAAGAAAACTCGGTCGGACGCGATGGTGGAATCATCGGTCCGGATCGGTGTGTACACCGGTTGAAGAAGAACGTCATCCCCACCGGCCAACAACGCTTTGGCGATCGCGTTGTCGTGCATGCAACTGCCGCAGTACATCCCTGCGGCACCGGCGGTCAGGAAGACAATTTTCAATCAACTGACTCAAAGTCTTCGAAGTCGTCCAGGTCGTCGTCCAATCCTTCTTCGTTGTCATCGCCGGCGGTGTTCAAACCAAACTCAGCACTGATCTCGTCATCAATTTCGATTTCGTAGTCGTCTTCGAGTTCTTCTTCGAAGTCGTCATCGAAATCGTCGTCGAAGTCATCTTCGTCGATGTCATCGAACTCATCCACGTCGTCATCGATGTCGTCGAGGTCATCGCCGATATCGGGGCTGTCGTCATCCGTGTTGTCGTCTTGGTCATCGGAGTCGTCGTCATCATCATCCGCCAACGTGGGGCTGGTGGCGGGAATTGCGATCGAGGTGGAGTGACCAGGAGTTGGTGCCACGCCTTGGGTCACCGAGGTGCCCGGCAACAGGGTGCCGGACATGAGAAGCGGATCGGTTGCATCGATTCCCAAATTCGCGGGAGCAACAGAATCAGCAACGGGGGCGGTCAGGGTGGCAGGCATGAACAGATTGGAAATGCGGGTGTGGAGGATGAATGCGTGAGAAACTGGGGGATTCTCGCAGTCCGCAACGGTTTGGTGAACCGTGGGGGTTTCAAGGATTCGATCGAGGATCGGGTCGACGCGGGGTCGATCATTTTGCTAACTGGCACAGCATTCACAAGCCGACAAGCCGGAATTGTTTTCGGAAATTCGCTGACAGAACCCGTTCTGAATCAGGTTTTCCGGTCAATGACGTTGTTTCGGCCCACTCAACACCGGGTGATCGACCGCCATGGATGGCACTTTCCAAAACGAATCCGCACAAAAATCATCGAATTCCAACGATGAGATTTCTTTGAGCGAACCCATTTCCCGTCGGGGGATCCTCGCGGCCGCAATGCTGCGAATGACCGCCGGAGTCGCCATTGTAGGTGCCGGGACCACTGGTTGCGCCTCGCGACGCTACGGGCATTTGCTCGCCAGCGACGACAAAGACATGGTCGGCAGCCACGAAGCGGGCGCCGCAACATGGAACCCGTTGGTGGACGAAGCGGTCGCGAAAATTTTGAGTCGTTGCCCGCCGCCCAACGAGTCGGTGATCTTTCCGGGGCAATTTGCCGACAACGGAACGCCAGCCCAAATGGCGAGCCATTTGCAGACTTCGCCCGAGTCGATGGTCGACCCCGCGACTGGCGAAGCCATCATCGGATCGCAAGTTTCGTTGCCGGGATCCGCTCCTTTGGTGCAGGGTCCGGCCAAGGTTTGCTTCATTGGCATCGAAAACAAAAGCGCCGAAGAACTGGTCGATTTCAAAGACCAACTGTACGAACGCATCGATTCGCAACTCAATTCGGGCAGCTCTTTCCGTAGCATCAGCCGCCGAATGGTCGATGCCGCGTTGATCGAAACTCGGATGCGTCCCGATTCGTTGTTCTTGCCACAGAACCGAGGTGCATTCGCCGCGGCATTAGGGCGGCAAGGCACCCCGGTCGATTACTTGCTGTACGCAACCATCACGTCCGGCACGACGGATCGAAACAAGTCGACTCAGCGGGACTACTTGCTGACGTTGGAAATGGTCAACTTGGAATCAGGCGACTACATCAAAGAGTCGTCGAAGATCCGCAAGGGCTATCACAACACGCGAGCGGGCAAGTGGTGGAACTTCGGTTTGTTCGACCAAGCCGACGGATGATCCCTGCGATCGTCTTTCGAACGCTTCCATTGATCGCCGCGTTGTTGACGACGACGCTGGCGGGATGCGCCGCAAAGCTTGCGCACATCGACACGGCTCGGAATGCATTTGCCTCCGGGGATCCGGACACGGCTCGCGAGGTTCTGTCAAAAGTCGCTGACGGCGGTGGGCGTTTCGCGACGCCGGCCAAGTTGGATTTGGCGATGGTCGATTTGGCCGTGGGCGATGCGACGTCCGCCGAGAAAACGCTGCGTGAACTTCGCGACGAATTTGATGCGTCGTTGAAGGTCGCGCCGTTGCACGAAGCGGCGGCGATGGTGACCGACGACACCGCGCGGAAGTTCCGTCCGGCGGGCTACGAGCAAGTCATGATCCGCACGATGTTGGCGATGTGTTCGCTGGTTCGCGATGGCGACGACGCGGAGAGCTACATCAACCAAGCTGCGATGTTGCAAGCGAAGCTGCAGCAGGAGCACGACGAGCGACGCAGCAGCGTGTTCGGCGAGGTCGCTGCGGACAAGCTGACGGCGAACCCGCATCAAGAGTTGGCGTTGGCTCCGTATCTGCGGGGCGTTTTGCGAGAAGAGAACTTGCACGATTTGGATGACGCCCGTCGCAACTATCAGTTGGTCAGTGCGATTCGCCCGAGCTTTCTGCCCGCGGCAGATGATTTGAAACGAGCGACCGAAGGTGTGCACAGCAAACCAGGCCACGGTGCTTTGTACGTGTTCTCATTGGTCGGTCGCGGACCGGTGTTGGAAGCCGTCGAGGCTCCGGCAACCACCGCTGCGATGACGGTCGCCAACGCGTTGATGTTGAATCAAGAGAACGAAGAAGACGACGTCGACACGCTGCCCAAGATCACTTCCGTGAAAGTGCCCAGTGTGATGATCCCGCCCAGCGATATCGCGGCGGTGACCGTTGCCAGCTACATCCCGACCGGGCCGAACACATTGCCGCTGTATGAACTGCACGGTGCGACTCAGCCACTGACGGACGTCGCCGGGATGGTGCAACAGCAAGTGGACGCGGAGATGCCATGGACGATCGCTCGCGGAATGATCCGGCAAGGCGGCAAAGAATTGGCGGTTGCCTCCGTGCGAAAAAACCTTGGATTGACTGGGCCAGCCGGAACGATGTTCCAATTCGCAACCTCGACGGCCTGGACCGCGACCGAAACTGCGGACACGCGTTGCTGGGGTTTGCTGCCGCGAGAGATCCAGGTCTTGCGCGCCGAATTGCCTGCGGGAGATCACACGGTCGAGTTCGCGCCGGTTCGCTACGACGGTCAGCCGATCGCGGCGCCCAGTCGCCTGCCGCTGCGAATTCACAATGCGAAGAACACTTACGTGTTGATCGTCGCTCCGACCCAGCAGATCTACGTCGTGACCGCGGCGACTCCGTGACGCAGGAGTCGAAACGAAGCAGAAATTCACGGCAGCTTCTGGCTCTGCACTCAGCCCGCCAATCTCGACTCTTTCCTGGGCTGCGACGATCGGGATTCTTTCGTTAAGTTGTGGGGACAATTGTGACGTCCATTTTCCCGCACCCCACTGTCCACGATGCTCGATCGCAAATTCATCCTGCAAAACGCCCAGCTTGTCGCTGAAAATTCCGCCAAGCGAGGCGTTTCCGTCGACGTTGACGCGATCTGCCGTCTCGAAGCCGAACGGATGGACGCGTTGAAGCAAGCTGAAGAACTCAATCGGCAAGCCAACGAAGTCAGCAAGCAGATCAAATCCGCGAAGGACAATGACGAGCGTCAGGAATTGATCGCGAAAGGTCGCAGCCTTCGCGAGCAAAAGGATGCCGCCGGCGCCGAGCAAGATCGCTTGGAAGGCGAAATCAACGAGCTGCAGACCATCCTTCCGAACATGACGCACCCCGATGTGCCCGAGGGCGGCGAGCACGATGCGAATGAAATCGGTCGCGGCAAAACGCCGGTGCCGGAGTTGGATTTCCAACCGCTGGATCACTTGCAGCTGGGCGAGAAACACGACTTGTTCGACTTTGAAGGCGGAGCCCGCGTTGCCGGTTCCGGTTTTTACTTCTTGAAAAACGCCGCCGTGCGTTTGGACTTGGCACTGCAACAATTCGCGATTTCGCACTTGGCCGGCAAAGGTTTCACGCCCGTTTCAACGCCCGATCTGGCGCTGACCAGCGTGCTGCAAGGAACTGGGTTCAACCCGCGTGGACCTGAAACGCAGATCTACAGCATCGAAAACACTGAGCTGAACTTGGTCGCAACGGCCGAAATTCCCTTGGGCGGGATGCTCAGCGGACAAGTGCTCGCCAGCGAAGAATTGCCACTTCGTTATTGTGGCTTGAGCCACTGCTTTCGAACCGAAGCCGGTGCGGCCGGACGAGCCAGCAAGGGGCTGTACCGGGTTCACCAATTCACCAAAGTCGAAATGTTCGCGTTCACGTTGCCCGACCAAAGCACGGCGATGCACGAAGAGATGCGTGAACTGGAATGCGAAATCTTTGACGCCTTGGAAGTGCCTTACCGAGTGATCGACACCGCGACGGGTGACTTGGGCGGCCCCGCATATCGCAAGTACGACTTGGAAGCCTGGATGCCTGGACGTGGCGAAGCGGGTGACTGGGGCGAAGTGACCAGCACCAGCAATTGCACCGACTACCAAGCTCGTCGATTGAATGTGCGATCAAAGTCCAACACCCAGAAGGGCACCGACTTTGTTCACACGCTCAACGGCACCGCCATCGCGACCGGACGAGCCATGATTGCAATTTTGGAAAACCACCAACGTGCTGACGGAACGATCAACGTTCCTGAAATTTTGCGGCCATGGGTTGGCTGTGACGTTTTGGAATGTGAGTGATCACTGACCACCTGAGTTCGAATCCATGTCCGCACATCGCGATGCGAAACGGAACCTTCCGACGAAGATCTGCCCGGTCTGTCGGAGGGAGTTCGCTTGGCGAAAAAAGTGGGCTCGCGATTGGGGCAAAGTCCGCTATTGCAGCAATGCGTGCCGGAAAAAGGCATCCACGCCAAGAACCAATCCATGAGTTGTCGGGTACAATTGATTTGGCCGGCCTCCGTTGAATTGACCCGCCTTCCAATGAATTGACCGGGCTCCGTGATGGATGGCCCGATTGCAATTCCATCACGAACCATTTCCTCCACATCGAATTTGCCCCATGAGCCAACAGACCGCTGACGAAATCTTGGACGCGTCGTACCTGGAAGTTCGAGCCAAAGTCTTGGAACTGGCAGCGGTGCTGGATCGGTTGGACCGTGCCCCGGGCGGGACCGAACGCTCACCTCGACGCGATCAACTCACGCAAGCGATTGAGATGTTGTTGGCCGATGATCCTGATCGCGCAGCGAAAGTTCAGCATTGGTTCTCTCGGCAATACGATCCCGATTGGAAGACCAACCTCGGTGTTGAAACGCCGAGCTCGAAATGAGCCCCGCGGCCATCGGCTGATATCGCTCCATTGCCCACCTACAAACACTCCGACTGACTGACCAGCAACATGGATTTCATCGACCCGCACATTCACATGGTCAGCCGTGTGACGGACGACTACGAAACGCTTGCTCGAATGGGATGCGTCGCTGTCAGCGAACCAGCGTTCTGGGCCGGTTTTGACCGCGGCACGGTCGACGGTTTTCGCGATTACTTTGAACAGCTCACCGCGGTCGAACCAAAACGAGCGGCTCAGTTCGGCATCCAGCATTACTGTTGGTTGTGCATCAACGCCAAGGAAGCCGAGAACGTCTCGCTGTCTCGCGAAGTCATCGCGATGATCCCCGAGTTCCTCGATCGTCCCGGCGTGCTGGGGATCGGTGAGATCGGATTGAACAAAAACACCAAGAACGAAGCGACGGTGTTTTTGGAACACATGGAGTTGGCGATCAAGTACGACCAGCCGATCCTGATTCACACGCCGCACTTGGAAGACAAATACCAAGGGACGCGAATGATCTTGGACATGTTGTGTGACGATTCACGCGTCAATCCTGATCGCGTGTTGGTGGATCACGTGGAAGAGCACACCGTCAGCGAAGTGCTCGATCGTGGTTTTTGGGCCGGGATGACGCTTTATCCGGTCACCAAGTGCACGCCCGATCGTGCTGCCGATATGATTGAACGCCATGCCGGTGAGAGATTGCTGGCGAACTCGGCGGGCGATTGGGGCATCAGCAAACCGACCGCCGTGCCCGACTTGATTTTCACGATGCGACGTCGTGGAATGGACGAAGCGTTGATTCGCAAAGTCGTGCACGACAACCCGGTTGAGTTCTTTTCAAAGAGCAAACAGTTTCACTACACGCCTCGGTGATTGAATTTTGTGAGCGAGCCAAGCAGCAGCGAATCCACGCTCACGCTGACCACACCGATTCAGTATTTGCCAGGCGTTGGGCCGGCGCGAGCGACGAAGCTTCGCAAGCTGGGACTGCGAATCGCTCGCGACATCCTGTTTCTGTTCCCGCGGAACCACACGTTCCCGCCTCCGCCGACCAAGGTCGCGGATTTGGCCGATGGCGAACCGGCCACCTTCATCGGAACGATCACCGATGCCGAGTTGGTCTCTCGCACGCCCGGCAAATCGATCTTTGCCGCGATCGTTGAGAATGATTCGGGTGCAGTTCGCATCGTGTTCTTCAATCAACCTTTCCGTGCCGAACAATTGACGTTTGAGACGAAGGTTCGAATCAGCGGCACGCCCAAACTGGCCGGGTTGCGTTGGGAGTTCACACATCCTCAGTACGAAGTCGTCCAAGAGGGCGAGCTGCCGGACGAGGACGCACCCGGTGGTTTGATTCTGGCCAATTATCCGTTGACAGAAGGCATCAAACAGTCGGATCTGCGCCGTTTGGCTCGTCCGTTGGTGGGTGAATTGGCCGGTCAACTGACCGAAGTGTTGCCCGAACGATTGCGATCCGACGCGGCCAAGCGTCTGAATGCGGCTGGGTTGGAATTGCCCGATGTGTTGCCTGATATCTCGGAGGCCTTGCGGGGCATTCATTTGCCAGAGAGCAAAGAAGACCTGACCGCGGCGCAAACTCGATTGGTGTTTCAAGAGTTGTTGGTGATGCAGTTGGCGCTGGCGATGCGACGTCGTTCGTTGACCAGCGAATTGCGTGCTCCGCCGCTGGAGTGTTCCGCGACCGTTCGGAATCGAATCTTGCGGCGGTTCCCGTTTGAGTTGACCGGCGATCAACGTCGTGTGATGGATGTGATAGCGGCCGACATGGCTCGACAGTTCCCGATGAACCGTTTGCTGCAAGGCGACGTCGGTAGCGGCAAAACCGTCGTCGCCATTTTCGCAATGTTGGTCGCTGTGGCGGGAGAACACCAATCCACCTTGATGGCCCCGACGGAAGTGCTAGCGAGACAGCATTACGCGACGCTCAAGCGGATGTTGGCGGACAGTCGTGTGCGAATCGGATTGCTGTGCGGTTCGCTTGGTGCGGCCGAGCGACGCGACACGGTCGAAAAGATCCGGACTGGTGAATTGGACATCGTGATCGGCACGCAAGCGTTGCTGTACGGCGTCGAGTTCCATCGCTTGGGGCTGTGCGTGATCGATGAACAACACAAGTTCGGTGTCAAGCAACGCGTGACGCTTCGCGATGGCGGTGTGGATCCGCACTACCTGGTCATGTCTGCCACCCCAATTCCACGAAGCGTGGCGATGACCCAGTTCGGCGACGTGGACCTGAGCACGTTGCGAGAAAAGCCCGCCGGTCGCGGTGCCGTGCACACGTACTTGGCCGGTGACAGTTGGCGTAACCGATGGTGGTCGTTTGTGAAAGAACGAGTGGCGGAAGGCCGGCAAGCTTTTGTCGTCGCTCCGCGAGTCGGGCCGGAGGTTGAGGCGGCAGACGAAGAGTTGTTGGAGGTCATCGACGCGACGGAACCGCCGGCGGAAGACATTTCGTCGGTGCATGCAACTTATGAACAACTTCGAACGGGACCGTTGAAAGGCTTGCGAGTCGGTTTGTTGCACGGCCGCATGGCTTCGGACGAGAAGCAGCAGGTGATGGAATCATTCGCCGAGGGTGAACTGGATGTTCTGGTCAGCACCACGGTGATCGAAGTTGGCATCGATGTGCCCAACGCGACTGTGATGGCAATCCTGGGTGGCAACCGGTTTGGGCTGGCTCAATTGCACCAACTTCGCGGGCGTGTCAGCCGAGGCACCCACGCGGGCCACGTTTGTGTGTTCGTCGATGGTGACAAACCGCCGCAAGAAGACGAGCGATTGAAGGTTTTTGAGCAAACGCTCGACGGTTTCGAATTGGCCGAAGCGGACTTTCGCCTGCGAGGTCCGGGCGACGTGTTGGGGCAGCGTCAAAGCGGCGACGCTCGTCTGAGAATCGCGGATTTGCATCGCGACGTTGAAATCCTGCAAGTCGCTCGTGAGATGGCCCAGGACTGGATCGACCAAGACCCAGAAATGGAATCCGAGGGCCTGGAAGATCTCAAGTCTCAAGTCCTCCGCCGCTATGGCAACCATCTCGACCTGAGCGACGGTGCGTAGCTGGACAGCATCGCAACGGATGAGACCCACTTGATCGAGTTAGCCGTATGGCGTCAGCCACGATTCCTTCCGCGAAAACCGTGGCTAACGCCAAACGGCTGATGTGCTGGGAAACCAGGCTGCTTCACCTCCCTCTGTGGAGCTGTTGCTTCATTGGGTATTAACGCGATGCACTCAATGAATCGAAGTCTCGCTTGCATCGCGTGAAGCATTTGTGAATTGGCTCATGTTCATATTGAACATGTTTCGTTTGCTTCTATCTTTCTCGCCAACATGAATTGATCGGTTCATTTTGGTGGTTGAGCGAATGCTCTTGGGGCGTCGCGGCGGTGTTTCGAACGAGCTCGCTGGATGCCCAAAAACTCATACTTTGTTACAGGGAGTAGGATTGATGGAGTTGCGATTGAAGCAGGGGATGCATGGCGGTCGCGTCACTTCCCACACAAGAAGGCAAGTGAAGAACGGAGGCAATGTGGCCTCGGGGTTCACGCTGGTCGAACTGTTGGTTGTGATTGCAATCATCGGGATTCTCGTTGGTTTGCTACTTCCCGCGGTTCAAGCTGCTCGGGAAGCCGCGCGGCGAATGCAATGTTCGAACAATCTGAAGCAAATGGGATTGGCTGCTCTGAACTTTGAGAGCGCCTACAGAAAATTGCCGGAAGGGCCGTTGGATGGTGCCCCGGATGCCATTACCACGAGCGGCGATCCCAATACTGCTGGGTATCCCAAGAATGGAACGTGTTGCCGAGCGGCGACGCGGACTGGGTGGAGCACTCAATACAAGATCCTTCCATTCTTGGAAGGGAACAACATTTACGAACTTGGGCGAGATGATCCGCCATACTGGCCATACGTCGCAAACAACGCCGGAGAGGACGATGTCGCTCAGTCGTTGGTGTCAACTTACTACTGTCCATCACGGCGATCGCCAAAGGGATACGGCAGTGCACGATTCGGAAGGGTCGACTACGCGGGATGTGCAGGGTTCTATAGCGGTCGCCCAGACTCGACCATCGACTTCATTCCGGAAGCTCCCTTGGGTGCCCCAGCCGTTTCAACACGGTCGAAAACAAATGGTGGGCTCGAGTACTCGAAGGGTGGAGCAATCGTTTGGCCCGGCGAAGGTGACAAACGGACTCTCTCAGACATCCTGGATGGAACGTCGAACACGATTGTATTCGCTGAGAAGTCACTTCATACATCGCAACATGGCCGTGACGGAGGTGACAACGAACGATGGAACAATGCAGGCTGGGATGAGTGCGTGGTTCGTTGGCATTTTCCGCCGAAACACGACCGCCAAACGGTGGCGCCGCTGCCGCCAGAGTCCTATGACGCATTCACAAATTGGAATCGCTACTTCGGGGCCGCTCATGCGTCGGGTTTGAATGCAGCATTCTGTGATGGATCGGTTCGATTCTTTTCCTACAACGTCGATGCAGAGCTATGGAAAAACCTGTGCGTCTGTGATGACGGCGAAATCATCGGAGGAGAATCACTATGAGTCGATTACGAAAAGAACTCGCCTGGGCGTTCGTCGTTGTTTGTTTTGGTTTGATCGGATGCGGTGGGGCGGAAACTCCACCGCCGCTCGGCGAAGAATTGCAGCAACAGATTGAGCAGGAAGACAAGCTGGTCGCGGATCAAGAATCTGCGATGTAGGCGGGGATGTTTGAGGTCAATCCCGTGAGCCGTTTTGGCATTTGCCTCGGTTGTGTGCGGGAACCGTGGCTAACGCCATGCGGCTGACGTTGTTTGAGGCTTCTGCTATCTGCTTGGATGGTATTGCGAACAGTATTGATTGGATTCAATCGAGTGAGACTTCTTATGTGTGCGAATTTGATCGATGCTGTTTGCTTGGCAAAGTCACGACCCGTTGCTGTTCTATCTGCATCTGTTTTGCTGATTGCGGTTTTTGGATGTGTCCCCTCATCGCCGGAGCCTTCTGCTTCCAATGTGCGACAGGGTGTTAAGAAGCCGGAGGGGGCGCCGGACGTGAAGGAGTTCACTGCTTGGCGTCCATTTTTCACGACGGACTATGGGGTAGTGAGTGGAAGCGACATGGTGGGCACCGGTTTCGCTTTTCAATTGAGCGAAGAGTCCACGCCGGTTTTTGTGACCACGTTGCACATGCTCGGCACAGTGAATGGGCTGGAGAAGGACATCCTTCCCAACGAGCTTCAAAGTTCGGTTGAGTCGACCTTTCTGAGCGATGTTTTTGGTGCGACGGATGGTGTGAAGCAAATCGGTTCGCCCTATGAGCCGTGTGACGAAGAGGACGAGCAGAAGATCGTTGAGATGGATGTCGTGGCGTTTGACCTTGTTGGGCGATTCAAGCCAGAGTTGCTGGAGCTGTCTGAGCAAACCGTTCAAGTGGGGCAAAGGCTTTGGATGGTCACCGCGGTCTTCGCGGGGGCCTCGCCGAGTCAGAAGTGTCACGCATTGAAGGTGACCGATGTCGAAGAAGGAAAGATACGATATCGATTCGAGAGTGATCGTCTGTCTTTAAAAGCCACCGATGGGGCGCCGCTCCTGTTTGATTCAGGCCTTGTTGCTGGAATGCACCAAGGAGGCTCAGCCGATGAGAAGGATGGAGTCTCCGGTCACGGCATCACATCCGACGTGTTGCGGCAGGCGATTGAGTCGATGTGTCTGGATCGCTAGCTAGACGACATCGGTACTCGACTTGCCTAGTGCCTCCGGAACGATTTGATCTGGCGTGAAGCTTGCCGGCGATGGAAACTGCTTGTCTTTCGCATCTTCACGGAGTGGGATATGTCAGGCAAGGCGGCGAAGGTTGTAGTGACTGAGAAACAGTTGGCGTTGCTCGAGGAGTTCGTGGCGGCCAGGTCGACGCCGAGCGGACTTCAAGTGCGTTGTCGTATCATCTTGCTCGCTCGCCAAGGGCACAACAATGAGGCGATCGAAGCAATCGTTGGGCTTGGACATGATGCGGTTGGAACTTGGCGACGTCGATGGAGGGACAACTGGCCACGTTTGATCAGCATCGAGTGCGGCGAAGGCGTTCCGGCATTGAAAAAAGCGATCGTCGAATTGCTCAGCGATATCAAGCGGTCGGGCCGACGTCCACGAATTACGCAGACACAGCAAGCAGACTTGGCCTCCAAAGCATGCGAAGATCCCCAGGATTCAGGGCGGCCAATCAGTCAGTGGAGTAGCGATGAGTTGGCCCACGAGATGAGCCGCATCCGCCAAGCGTTTACCATCAGCGGCCGTTGGGTCCGCGAGCTTCTCGCCCGCATGGACATCCGGCCGCATCATCATCAGTACTGGCTGTTCTCCAAAGATAAAACGAAGGACCCAATGTTTGAGGTCAAGGTCGATGCGATTTGCACTGCCTATGCCGAAGCAATCGAGCTGTATTGTCGCGACGGTGTTCACACGATCTGCGTCGATGAGATGACCGGCATCCAAGCTCTCCAGCGAATTGCCCCGGACTTACCGGTTCGCCGTCACGATGTCGCTCGCCTGGAATACGAGTACCAACGCCATGGAACAACAGGGCTCTTTGGCAATCTCCACGTTGCAACGGGACAGATCTGGGCACCGCTTCTTCGAGACACGCGTGGCGAACTGGACATGCTCGAGAACATCAACAATGTAATCAGCCAAGGTGGTGAAGACGCAACCTACCGGTTCGTGATGGACAATCTAAACACTCACTGCAGTGAAACACTGGTGAAGATGATCGCTACGATGATCGGCTTTGAGGGCGACCTTGGGCTCAAGGGCCGCAAAGGGATATTGCAGTCGACAGCCAGTCGTCGAGAATTCCTCAGTGATCCGTCTCATCGGATTCAATTTATCTTCACACCTCGCCATTGCTCATGGCTCAACCAAATTGAAATCTGGTTTGGAACGCTACGTCGAAAACTGCTGAGGCGAATGAGCTTCACATCGATCGAGCATTTGGAAGATCGAATCCTGGCTTTCATCGAATACTACAACAGCACGCTGGCAAGGCCATATAAGTGGACCTATCAGGGCACGCT
Coding sequences within:
- a CDS encoding DUF1559 family PulG-like putative transporter produces the protein MHGGRVTSHTRRQVKNGGNVASGFTLVELLVVIAIIGILVGLLLPAVQAAREAARRMQCSNNLKQMGLAALNFESAYRKLPEGPLDGAPDAITTSGDPNTAGYPKNGTCCRAATRTGWSTQYKILPFLEGNNIYELGRDDPPYWPYVANNAGEDDVAQSLVSTYYCPSRRSPKGYGSARFGRVDYAGCAGFYSGRPDSTIDFIPEAPLGAPAVSTRSKTNGGLEYSKGGAIVWPGEGDKRTLSDILDGTSNTIVFAEKSLHTSQHGRDGGDNERWNNAGWDECVVRWHFPPKHDRQTVAPLPPESYDAFTNWNRYFGAAHASGLNAAFCDGSVRFFSYNVDAELWKNLCVCDDGEIIGGESL
- a CDS encoding COG3014 family protein, giving the protein MIPAIVFRTLPLIAALLTTTLAGCAAKLAHIDTARNAFASGDPDTAREVLSKVADGGGRFATPAKLDLAMVDLAVGDATSAEKTLRELRDEFDASLKVAPLHEAAAMVTDDTARKFRPAGYEQVMIRTMLAMCSLVRDGDDAESYINQAAMLQAKLQQEHDERRSSVFGEVAADKLTANPHQELALAPYLRGVLREENLHDLDDARRNYQLVSAIRPSFLPAADDLKRATEGVHSKPGHGALYVFSLVGRGPVLEAVEAPATTAAMTVANALMLNQENEEDDVDTLPKITSVKVPSVMIPPSDIAAVTVASYIPTGPNTLPLYELHGATQPLTDVAGMVQQQVDAEMPWTIARGMIRQGGKELAVASVRKNLGLTGPAGTMFQFATSTAWTATETADTRCWGLLPREIQVLRAELPAGDHTVEFAPVRYDGQPIAAPSRLPLRIHNAKNTYVLIVAPTQQIYVVTAATP
- the serS gene encoding serine--tRNA ligase, with the protein product MLDRKFILQNAQLVAENSAKRGVSVDVDAICRLEAERMDALKQAEELNRQANEVSKQIKSAKDNDERQELIAKGRSLREQKDAAGAEQDRLEGEINELQTILPNMTHPDVPEGGEHDANEIGRGKTPVPELDFQPLDHLQLGEKHDLFDFEGGARVAGSGFYFLKNAAVRLDLALQQFAISHLAGKGFTPVSTPDLALTSVLQGTGFNPRGPETQIYSIENTELNLVATAEIPLGGMLSGQVLASEELPLRYCGLSHCFRTEAGAAGRASKGLYRVHQFTKVEMFAFTLPDQSTAMHEEMRELECEIFDALEVPYRVIDTATGDLGGPAYRKYDLEAWMPGRGEAGDWGEVTSTSNCTDYQARRLNVRSKSNTQKGTDFVHTLNGTAIATGRAMIAILENHQRADGTINVPEILRPWVGCDVLECE
- a CDS encoding penicillin-binding protein activator LpoB, with the translated sequence MDGTFQNESAQKSSNSNDEISLSEPISRRGILAAAMLRMTAGVAIVGAGTTGCASRRYGHLLASDDKDMVGSHEAGAATWNPLVDEAVAKILSRCPPPNESVIFPGQFADNGTPAQMASHLQTSPESMVDPATGEAIIGSQVSLPGSAPLVQGPAKVCFIGIENKSAEELVDFKDQLYERIDSQLNSGSSFRSISRRMVDAALIETRMRPDSLFLPQNRGAFAAALGRQGTPVDYLLYATITSGTTDRNKSTQRDYLLTLEMVNLESGDYIKESSKIRKGYHNTRAGKWWNFGLFDQADG
- a CDS encoding TatD family hydrolase, whose amino-acid sequence is MDFIDPHIHMVSRVTDDYETLARMGCVAVSEPAFWAGFDRGTVDGFRDYFEQLTAVEPKRAAQFGIQHYCWLCINAKEAENVSLSREVIAMIPEFLDRPGVLGIGEIGLNKNTKNEATVFLEHMELAIKYDQPILIHTPHLEDKYQGTRMILDMLCDDSRVNPDRVLVDHVEEHTVSEVLDRGFWAGMTLYPVTKCTPDRAADMIERHAGERLLANSAGDWGISKPTAVPDLIFTMRRRGMDEALIRKVVHDNPVEFFSKSKQFHYTPR
- a CDS encoding DUF2256 domain-containing protein; the encoded protein is MSAHRDAKRNLPTKICPVCRREFAWRKKWARDWGKVRYCSNACRKKASTPRTNP
- the recG gene encoding ATP-dependent DNA helicase RecG, with amino-acid sequence MSEPSSSESTLTLTTPIQYLPGVGPARATKLRKLGLRIARDILFLFPRNHTFPPPPTKVADLADGEPATFIGTITDAELVSRTPGKSIFAAIVENDSGAVRIVFFNQPFRAEQLTFETKVRISGTPKLAGLRWEFTHPQYEVVQEGELPDEDAPGGLILANYPLTEGIKQSDLRRLARPLVGELAGQLTEVLPERLRSDAAKRLNAAGLELPDVLPDISEALRGIHLPESKEDLTAAQTRLVFQELLVMQLALAMRRRSLTSELRAPPLECSATVRNRILRRFPFELTGDQRRVMDVIAADMARQFPMNRLLQGDVGSGKTVVAIFAMLVAVAGEHQSTLMAPTEVLARQHYATLKRMLADSRVRIGLLCGSLGAAERRDTVEKIRTGELDIVIGTQALLYGVEFHRLGLCVIDEQHKFGVKQRVTLRDGGVDPHYLVMSATPIPRSVAMTQFGDVDLSTLREKPAGRGAVHTYLAGDSWRNRWWSFVKERVAEGRQAFVVAPRVGPEVEAADEELLEVIDATEPPAEDISSVHATYEQLRTGPLKGLRVGLLHGRMASDEKQQVMESFAEGELDVLVSTTVIEVGIDVPNATVMAILGGNRFGLAQLHQLRGRVSRGTHAGHVCVFVDGDKPPQEDERLKVFEQTLDGFELAEADFRLRGPGDVLGQRQSGDARLRIADLHRDVEILQVAREMAQDWIDQDPEMESEGLEDLKSQVLRRYGNHLDLSDGA